The stretch of DNA GGTATTGATGATGGCAATAATCTTGAGGAGATCTTCCTTACAAATCTTTTCTTCTGTTGTGTTTTGGCTATACAGCTAGAGGGCTTTTACTACTTGTATATAATGCTACCAACATTTCTGCATAAACAAACACAATGAGAATCTTGTtaagtatatttatttatagataagAAAGATGAAAGCGAATCTAATGTACAAGATATTTTACCAAGTTAATCCCCTTCCTCGCTAACGATGATCAACTGGAACACTTAAGTTTCAGTGCCTTCTTGGCCAGATGTAAACCTGATCAATGTTAACCTCACATTAAGTGCTCTATTGAAACCAAGCAAGAGAAGAACACGGCTAGAGTTTTAAGTACTACCTTGGAACCTGAAAGTAACATGATTTGAGAGAAGCCATGTTGAAGGCAGAAGTGGTGGGAAGCATAGGGATATTGTtcgtagtagtagtagtagcaGCAGCAGCAGTAGCAGGCATTGGTATTGCGGAACTAACATCAGCTGCAGCTGAATCAGTTGAAAACGCAACATGTTGTTCTGCAGCCGATTTTGTAGGAGAAGCAAATAGATTATCAGGAAGGTTGTGGTCAAAGCTGCTTCAAGGACAAAGAAATTTCAGAAACATTAGAAAGAATCCGAGATAATAACAAGAGAATTGAACCAATACACACTACATAGCAAAGAAACAATGCCATCATACTTTGAGCATCTTCGATGAGAAAACTAATTGAGAAGGCATCAAAATATAGCAACATAACTGAAAACGTCACTTTGATAAACCTCAAGAGTTTCATCAAAGAAATTTGATGTTTAGTACCTATCTTGAGGATCGGAGTTGTCAGTATTTGAGGCCTGCTCCTTGCTGCAACTGCCATTTCTGTTATTTGTATGTGGCATCTCCTGATTCTCATCAGCTGCATTAGCTAGGGGTTTAATGGATTCCTGGACACCATTATTTTCTGCCGGAGAAAAAAAAACCAATCAAtactttataattaaaaaaaaaaacaaagaaaacaaagaagtgTTTGTTCCAAGTATTTACCTGCTAAGGCTTCTTGGTTGATGCCATTAGACGAACAAACAAAACCCTGATGGTTTTGAAACTGAGTTTGCATCTGGGAGGCAAATGGAACACCTGGAGAGACTACGCTGGGTTGGAAGTGACTATTGTGATGGTGGTTCTTCATTAGTTGCAAATTCATTAACCTTCTGCCTTGAAACTCAATCGCTTGCTGCAGTTCAGCATCCTGCTCCATTTTTCTTCTCAACATCTCATGCGGATTATAAAACATCCTTCCTCCTGCACAGAAAAGACACTTTTTAAGTGTCTCAATCGTACAAttggaagaaaaaaagtaatctAGCTAGTATTCTCACCAAAGGGAATGTCATATATCTCTCTAGACTCAATCCCTGAGGGACTTAAACATGCTGAGAGCTCTTCTCTATCAATAGGCTGCTGCTGTAGATGAAATTGCTTCCTTCAATTCAATTGAGAATGGAATATTAGTCATGCAAGACGTATATATCAGAAATCAATCAAAACAGAAGATAATGATGATGATTCCATACTTGTCTGggatttttcccttttctttgtATGGTTTAACGAGCACACGAGAATCACACACAAAATGAGGGTTGCCTTTGGCCAAAATAAGCTTCACAGTTTCGGGGTAGATGAACGTAACAAATCCAAACATCCGCTTCTGCTGATATGGAATTCTAACATCTTGCACTGGCCCGTACATACTTCAAAACAAATCAAAGGGCTAAAGTCAATTCTTCGTTCAACTTGATTTTCATTGATCAAATACAAGCAAGAAGAGCACAAACCTAAAGTAATTAGACACATCCTCCTCCTTGAATGTGCTATCAGCAGGAAATGTCAAGTAAATTTGTCTCAAACAAGAACTCGAATTTCCAACCAGCGCCATTGCTGAAAATTCATTTCTGTCGGGTAAGGATCGACCATGTTTGTGGAACTCATCACTCATCATTAATGCTGCTGCAGCCGATCTGCAATTCAGACCATGAAAATAACACTAACTAAGTAGACATAGCCAATGTTCGA from Solanum stenotomum isolate F172 unplaced genomic scaffold, ASM1918654v1 scaffold10327, whole genome shotgun sequence encodes:
- the LOC125849775 gene encoding zinc finger CCCH domain-containing protein 53-like isoform X2, with product MDSYEATKTVLSRIESLDPENASKIMCYLLTQDQGDKEMIRLAFGPENLLISIINQTKTRLGLLSNSSSAPTTPSSSSHFGSNKLNPFPQSSPRIMIPNNGFQSSPVSSPWSGGSPPVFSRSPRPVSYAAVVNGSGYEEQLFDPVMSPSGRSDSMGMGFCEENQEKQLHRRSCSVNDVFLGGGGCEENGGFGWRPCMYYAKGFCKNGNSCKFMHGGFGDSTDESSGNVECFDEIMRVKALQQQRFAAASQFMASGGRHPFGFNRCMSVYNDNQRSAAAALMMSDEFHKHGRSLPDRNEFSAMALVGNSSSCLRQIYLTFPADSTFKEEDVSNYFSMYGPVQDVRIPYQQKRMFGFVTFIYPETVKLILAKGNPHFVCDSRVLVKPYKEKGKIPDKKQFHLQQQPIDREELSACLSPSGIESREIYDIPFGGRMFYNPHEMLRRKMEQDAELQQAIEFQGRRLMNLQLMKNHHHNSHFQPSVVSPGVPFASQMQTQFQNHQGFVCSSNGINQEALAENNGVQESIKPLANAADENQEMPHTNNRNGSCSKEQASNTDNSDPQDSFDHNLPDNLFASPTKSAAEQHVAFSTDSAAADVSSAIPMPATAAAATTTTTNNIPMLPTTSAFNMASLKSCYFQVPRFTSGQEGTET
- the LOC125849775 gene encoding zinc finger CCCH domain-containing protein 53-like isoform X1 translates to MDSYEATKTVLSRIESLDPENASKIMCYLLTQDQGDKEMIRLAFGPENLLISIINQTKTRLGLLSNSSSAPTTPSSSSHFGSNKLNPFPQSSPRIMIPNNGFQSSPVSSPWSGGSPPVFSRSPRPVSYAAVVNGSGYEEQLFDPVMSPSGRSDSMGMGFCEENQEKQLHRRSCSVNDVFLGGGGCEENGGFGWRPCMYYAKGFCKNGNSCKFMHGGFGDSTDESSGNVECFDEIMRVKALQQQRFAAASQFMASGGRHPFGFNRCMSVYNDNQRSAAAALMMSDEFHKHGRSLPDRNEFSAMALVGNSSSCLRQIYLTFPADSTFKEEDVSNYFSMYGPVQDVRIPYQQKRMFGFVTFIYPETVKLILAKGNPHFVCDSRVLVKPYKEKGKIPDKKQFHLQQQPIDREELSACLSPSGIESREIYDIPFGGRMFYNPHEMLRRKMEQDAELQQAIEFQGRRLMNLQLMKNHHHNSHFQPSVVSPGVPFASQMQTQFQNHQGFVCSSNGINQEALAENNGVQESIKPLANAADENQEMPHTNNRNGSCSKEQASNTDNSDPQDSSFDHNLPDNLFASPTKSAAEQHVAFSTDSAAADVSSAIPMPATAAAATTTTTNNIPMLPTTSAFNMASLKSCYFQVPRFTSGQEGTET